Genomic segment of Mercurialis annua linkage group LG6, ddMerAnnu1.2, whole genome shotgun sequence:
aataaaacaaaaacaatcatcaaataaatattattaaaaatagaggtaatgtcataaaaattcaggaactttacatgttttttcattttaatcatgcactttaatttttttcattttcatgcacgaactaccactttttctcaaattcatgcacggtgctgaggtgtcacggctctattggtgtaattcgctgaggtggaggtcattttacaccaataaatgagtgccacctcagcaccgtgtatgaatttgggaaaaagtggtagttcgtgtatgaaaatgagaaaatttaaatttcgtgattaaaatgagaaaacgtgtaaagttcgtgattttttttgacattaacccttaaaaataacccgaatacaaatatttttaaaattgatagtttttaaatttgagattttaatCCTATCAAGAGAACTTTCAAATTTCTTAATCGGAttaaaaattcttcaaataaaaatagagagAAAGAGAACTCTGTTGAtagattttttgttaaaaaatcaCTTGATAAAGTTAGGAGTGGTTTTCCGTCCATCAAAATCACCTTACTAAATTAAgattatttaatcattttaagtggAGAGGGTCTTTTAAGTATGGAGTTTTATTAAACAAAAACTAAGCaaaatttttagaaaataaaaaagcaaAGATTGAAAGATGGGCCGTAAAACCACATCCTCACAACTATGATAATTTTGTGTTTTCAATGAAAAGACAaaggatttattttttagagaaaaaaaatatgtgaGCTTTTTTTTTCAACAAGCATtccaaaataaagaaaaaaattattattgaagAGGGACTAAATAAAGATATTTAGATATGTATATAAAAGGTGAATGTGGCGATTTTATGTATGTAAGGGGGTGAAAGAGGTGTTTGCCAACTTAAAAAGTCAAAAACCACCCCTTATCAACTTTGGGTTTTGAATTTTGTCCTAGAAAAAGGGATAAATTCTACTTTCTTTTAAGATTagcatatataattttatattaactcTAACAGTTACAGtataaaaaaacagaaataaatCTGTAAATccgacaaataaaaaaaagtctatACTACAATTACAAGAACCTTAATTGCAAATCTATCTTACCaatcttgaaaaaaaaagtgaattaaaaaattatggtgGAGTTGAATACAAGCCTAATATTTACAAGAAATTTGCATTGCAGCTCGAAACTTGAATCATTGCAGAATTTGTCGAAACCAACATAATTTTGCAATAAATAAGCCAGAACTATCGCAAGAATCTTGAATAAATCATGAAAAATCTTCATAAAACATAATTCATCAATAATCAAAACAGATGATCGCCCAGAACGATAATATCTTGATCGAACATGAAAAATACTCTTATTTCACAACAAACAATACCATAAAACACTACAGAATTCAAACAGATCTCCATAAAcagaaaaatttattaaaataaagctaagataaaacaaaaaattagacTTGCCGGTgatgaaatgatgaatttcTGGCTCAAGGCGGGACTCGTTTCACCGCCTTCAAAATCAAAACTTTGCTTGTAGAGGGATGTTAGagaattatttttacaaatcaatttaatatactTGATAAATTCTATTTTCAGAAAAGggtatttttttgtaacttcTACTTGGTAGCATTTTATTTGAGCTTAATAGGGGTTTACTTTAGgtgtaattatttaaaaaccactcgTGTTAAAACTTTTTTGCACTTTATATCTTAACCtagaaaaaaatcatttgtattctaatttggtttttttgtttcGCCTCTACCCCGAATAAGGATACAATTGACGgtataattaatttaagaataaaattataataaataaataaaagggttacatcatatatttttctattttgaaaaaaatataaagagatcctttaactttaaaaatattcaaataaattctagtcattaattaattttctaaaattatataatattaaacaaataaatagaaTTTCTTCTAGACGGTGCACTGATGAAaaggagcagctcctccttTTCCGATTTTTGTAGAAGGAACAACTGCTCTTTCTCTGATTTTTGTAGGAGGAGCTTCCTTTTCTAAATTTGGAGAAGAAAGAATAAGTGAGATGCTCCTGCTCCAATTTGAAAAAGGAGCGAGTTGCTCCTTCTCCGGCCGGActctatttttaagtttttgtaaataatttttaaatatgaataaaaatttactattatattttaattttttttagaaaaggtGTTTTTATACTATTAACAATATTAAAGTCTAATAAgaataaatgttaaaaatgaagaattatataatttttttttcaaatgaaaagaggttaatttaactCTGtaggtagaggtgaaacattaaaattcaaattaggatataaataaactttttttaaagtcaggatataaatgtaaaaaatttaaacgtgggtgatttttaataattaggcCTTTACCTTACTTTAAAAAACTTTATAAATGTATAAACTATAATTTAAAAGAAGTGTGAGGCATAATTGTAATAAAGTgaaaaataataacataaattgTAAATTCTCTATAAAGAGAAAAAGCATTACTTGCGGGTGAGAGACGAGGAGAATGAGATGCTAAATGTATAGCAATTAGCAAAGTAACGGACCTATTAATAATCATTTCAAAAAACGGGCCCACAAAAACTATGCAAATTGCTAAATTGGCCCACAATCACAAATTTCGCCTATTTAATGTTCAAAATTGGAGTCTGAAGGAGAGGCGTAAAAAAAGATCAGATCAAAACTCAGAGCATATCTCATTTTTTCCTATTTTCCTTCTCATTTTCCCTCTCCCCAAACACACAAAAAGAATGGCCGATCAGCTCACCGACGACCAGATCTCTGAGTTTAAGGAAGCCTTCAGCTTATTCGACAAGGACGGCGATGGTCTCttccttttttttcattttagatcTATGTTAATTTTTGGTTGTTAAGATCCAAGATCTAATTCTATGTGATTTAGTTCTTTAATTTCttatatgtttttgatttgtttgcttGATCTatgtttttgatttgttctgGTGTTGACTTTTGTTtatgattataattatttttcttgttttggcgtgtttgttgttttatttttggtCTGTTTTTGTGGAATCATGCGATCGTTATGGGATTTTATGATTGGGTttggttagggttagggttagggctAACtggttaattatgtttaattttatgtGGAAAAAATGTTGGATCTGGAAATTTGTATCTCATAAGCTTGATGTATGCGATTTTGAGTCTTCTTGCGTGTCGTGTATtaaatctatttaattattaaatcatTTTGACTCGAGAATGGTAGTAATTAGAAATTGTAGATATGTTTTTAATTCCGGCTCCTGTGGTGCGGTGATTTGCTTGTTCTTGTTGTTGTTTTATATGCAATATTTGAACAATCAAAAATTGTCTGTGTAGAGTAATTCTAATCCGGGTTTCTGTTATAGCTTTGAAATTCATTGTTAATTGATACGGACATTCATATTTTTGACCATTTCTTGATTTAAAAATGAAACTGTTTGTCATTTTCCATCTGTTGGTTGCGATTTTGTGGCTTTGTACTTGTTATGTTGTTGTGTCAatgggtttttattttattataggCTGGCCATTCTTAAtggtttttgatttgattataggCTGCATCACCACTAAGGAACTTGGCACTGTGATGCGCTCGTTGGGTCAGAACCCAACTGAAGCGGAGCTCCAGGACATGATAAACGAGGTTGATGCTGATGGTAACGGTACCATTGATTTCCCCGAGTTTCTTAACTTGATGGCCCGTAAGATGAAGGATACTGATTCAGAGGAGGAGCTCAAGGAAGCTTTCCGTGTTTTCGACAAGGATCAGAATGGTTTCATCTCTGCTGCTGAGCTCCGTCATGTCATGACAAACCTCGGCGAGAAGCTGACCGACGAGGAGGTTGATGAGATGATCCGCGAGGCTGATGTGGACGGTGACGGTCAGATCAACTACGAGGAGTTTGTCAAAGTCATGATGGCCAAGTGAGGAACACTCTACCAAAAcctaattaaaaaacataaaaaaaggggaaacagggCAGATAAGTTTGAGAAATTCTATTTCCCTTAGGACATCTTTATTTGGTGTTATTAGCTTTTGTTGGGTTGTCTGTTTTTTGTTGATTGCATTATTTTGTGGTACTTTTATCATTACTATCTACTTGTTTGCTCTGTTTCTTGTTTTGTAGCTTCGCTTGTTAGCTTCtccttttttatgtttattttgtttCCTCCTTTGATTTTATGAACCTAGAACAATTTGGGTATCAGATGATTTTCAATATGAATGACTAATTCTGTTTATATTCCGAACCCGATGATTATATTTCTCTATTTACATTACATTATTGATTCATTTTAGCCTATACAAGTGTTTCCGATATGTAGCTGTTTCATATCTCCCAAGCTTTTAGGATTGACAATAGGTTTTCGGTTCCCATTAGTCTTCTATCTTGGTGTTGAGATGTCCTAAGTTGGATGACATGGAGGAGTTACATTAGGGTTGGATGAAAAATTGACAACTTGTTTGTTTACTAATCTTGGTGCTAAGaagcaataattttaaaaagaaacaagAGTTAAGTCTTGGAGTTAACATAAAAAGAACTTCGAATCATAGAAGTTAGAGAAGTTTTTCTGCAACATAGAGTATAATGCTACACTTtgagttggatttttttttataattgatgtGTTCGTAAAGTGCGTTTCACCTGGGAGATGCTGCTTCACGGTCTTTCCGTATTAGtgattctttaaaaaaaaaaactgggATCGGCGAATATTTGAagaataattttggtataaagTATAAACTTTGTTCAGCATTTGTACCTTGCAGATGAGGTATCCAATTCCTTATGGGGAATTCTCAGTGTCTCTCTTTTATCGGCATTTCTGCTTTAAACCCCCATATTCAGAATCTAGGATGCTGTAGTGAGTCAAAAgagattatttattttgaaatattctTTATAAATTTGTAAACTAATGATTTTCACACCTTACCTAAATAATAGTTATCCTGGTCAGTGTGCTTGGACTcggttttcattttttataggGAGACAATTTccaaaattagattaaaattactattattattatgtctgattttttttaaaaaaagtaatgtCACTCTATTGATAATTACATGtccatttagatttttttttgataaatgtccatttagaattttaaaacgGTTTTAATCATTATCTTCTAATTATCCATTTATAACGaatgattttataatttaactttcaaattttttattaactaatgctataatattagtatttatatttataagttaaaataaaaaagatatttgCAATGTATATAATTTTGACTAAATAAACAAGTaataaaaaaacagaagaaatatttaactaaaattctcTTTAAAACTAATTTTTCGAAAAAACTTTACAATACCTAAAACTCAAGAGAGAAAAGAAATctgaatataaaatattagaaaaaaaatagtcaTTTTGACATTAATGTGATGGGGGTGTTagtaattttcttctttttatcttTATAAGCAAAAGAAATGATAAGACATCTACATCcaatacatttaatttttaaagaatcCTTTTGGTTCATGaatatacataaattttttatgttgatctgaaatattcttttaaaagaaatatgtAATGAATAAAAATTAGGTAAATAAGGCAAAAGATGTTAATGAAATTATTGCACTATTATATACACAGAAGAAGGGCAAGAAGTATGAGAGAAAGCAGCTCCAGTAGCGGCAGTAAATCCAAGGAAGGAAAGGGACGACGCCGTTTCAAAGATCGGTTTCCCAAATGCTCTGTTCTCTGATGTTGGCTTCAATTTATTAGCTCTGCTTCTACAATAAATTACCTATTTGGCTTCAAGAATAACTATATAAAAATGTCCATGGCTTACCCTACATTTGCTATATGTGTGCATTTTATGTAAAAAGTTGCTCTACAAATCAAAATTGGATGTTTGATGCTTTTATGAAAGGAAGGTAATTAATGGTTAAGGTgacttaaaataaataagacGAGCaactaaaaatcaattaaagagcaattaataaatatgcgttgaataattaataaataataaagagcaATTCaagataaactaaaaaattactaaaatacaattaaaacttaattaaaagGCAGCCGGTTAACAACTAAAGATGATAAGAGAGGTGTCTACAATAAAACGAATTAAAAAAGAATACTAAAGATTAAACAGGGAAAATGTGCTGATAAGtgtttcattaaaaaaaaagacaaattgtatggagattaaaaaaaaaaacaggtgTCAAAGGATAACAACATAAGCATTTATAAaatcactataaaaaaataaatccttaatttaatacttttaaacTATCAagaatcaattaattttttttatatttaaattttatgatgatttttttaaataaaaaatagaactaTTCTAAATTAGTAATCGGCGGAGTTAGCAAAAA
This window contains:
- the LOC126653885 gene encoding calmodulin-7 encodes the protein MADQLTDDQISEFKEAFSLFDKDGDGCITTKELGTVMRSLGQNPTEAELQDMINEVDADGNGTIDFPEFLNLMARKMKDTDSEEELKEAFRVFDKDQNGFISAAELRHVMTNLGEKLTDEEVDEMIREADVDGDGQINYEEFVKVMMAK